In the genome of Henningerozyma blattae CBS 6284 chromosome 5, complete genome, one region contains:
- the ARP10 gene encoding Arp10p (similar to Saccharomyces cerevisiae ARP10 (YDR106W); ancestral locus Anc_8.251), translating to MNKIVVISVDTLYIKIGIAGKNHHAVKFKNPDNNTLIIQNAFIKVFRDILHKLPKDSSITLVEETFCSMKNKKNFCDILLKELECRYINFFPSCLMSCFAAGIENGIVVEIEQDYAAYIPIANYRILDQHIVMSKLTLNTPSNKDEDLDPQNLSKFFAIDDANEDDFDTDELPMNLALHKIKRLIPVDLRKILAENIIVVGSAVKNKHFETQLKALLLSLNMRYVPSTGPWVGGSLYSDKLSDSITSCECLITYDDYCLSSLPTTIPDWFDKKFTS from the coding sequence atgaataaaatcGTAGTCATTAGTGTTGATACAttatatatcaaaataGGAATAGCAGGAAAAAATCATCATGCtgtaaaatttaaaaatccGGATAATAACACTCTTATCATTCAAAATGCATTTATAAAAGTTTTTCGTGACATTCTTCACAAGCTACCTAAAGATTCAAGTATAACTTTGGTAGAAGAGACATTCTGttcaatgaaaaataagaaaaatttttgtgATATTCTATTAAAGGAATTGGAATGCCGATATATCAATTTCTTCCCTAGCTGTTTAATGTCATGCTTTGCCGCAGGGATAGAGAATGGTATTGTTGTAGAAATAGAACAAGATTACGCGGCATACATTCCTATTGCCAATTACAGAATACTAGACCAACATATTGTTATGTCAAAATTGACGCTAAATACTCCAAGTAATAAAGATGAGGATTTAGACCCCCAGAATCTTTCCAAATTCTTTGCCATCGATGATGcaaatgaagatgattttGATACCGATGAATTACCGATGAACTTAGCCCttcataaaattaaaagattaataCCTGTTGACTTACGCAAGATTTTGGCTGAAAATATCATTGTTGTAGGATCAGCtgtaaaaaacaaacattTTGAAACTCAATTGAAAGCATTACTATTATCCTTAAACATGAGATATGTTCCATCAACAGGACCATGGGTAGGCGGTTCTCTTTACTCTGATAAACTTTCGGATTCAATAACAAGCTGTGAATGTCTTATTACGTATGATGATTATTGCCTTTCATCTTTACCAACTACAATCCCAGATTGGTTTGATAAGAAATTTACTTCTTAA
- the ISC10 gene encoding Isc10p (similar to Saccharomyces cerevisiae ISC10 (YER180C); ancestral locus Anc_8.252) produces MDITKYYKEEVQQDENASTFPPIFINSKHNPTLNSFSIINQVKNKNSEKNSMNNSSVTPTNLNLNLNLRDLCPNKSNKINMFNPTTNMDNSIVVNTPISMLSNYNDSQRNLNENKQDNDGINSNNGNDVKNIVESINVPAIFDSSLKPPSFDLEKINDTRRILSIDSSSDIGNSPKYERKDIKSLYEGELDEDDLSFTDDLILNSTNNIDHVNNDVVNRKLDDNFDGQPFYHIYDYENRLERGDDSMLLNQFMENQLFDNEIRFPKELQFLELQEFLKKEIIFYIFFGIDRFGFFKLKAEREYFYSSIWNMYTSQFELENGVSDITLLESWKYRKPSKNYESSERESDNEFTDTEDYDNSFYEQMSYSDEYLDIENGLQNNYSMPKTGDVLQSDLKLSKATTQSGI; encoded by the coding sequence atgGATATTactaaatattataaagaaGAAGTTCAACAAGATGAAAATGCTTCTACTTTTCCACCgatttttatcaattccAAGCATAATCCTactttaaattcattttcaattataaatcaagtaaaaaataaaaattcagaaAAGAATTCAATGAATAATTCCTCAGTAACTCCcacaaatttaaatttaaatttaaatttaagaGATTTATGtccaaataaatcaaataaaataaacatGTTTAACCCTACTACAAATATGGATAATTCAATAGTAGTCAACACACCAATTAGTATGTTAAGTAATTATAATGATTCACAAAGAAAtcttaatgaaaataagcAAGATAATGATGGAATAAATTCGaataatggtaatgatgtaaaaaatattgtgGAATCAATTAATGTACCAGCGATATTTGATTCGTCATTAAAACCTCCAAGTtttgatttagaaaaaattaatgatacAAGAAGAATCTTATCCATTGATTCTAGTAGTGACATTGGAAATAGTCCAAAATATGAAagaaaagatattaaaagtttGTATGAAGGagaattagatgaagatgatttatcatttaccgatgatttgattttaaattctactaataatattgaccatgttaataatgatgtagttaatagaaaattagATGATAATTTTGACGGACAGCCattttatcatatttatGATTATGAAAATAGATTAGAAAGAGGTGATGATTCAAtgttattaaatcaattcatggaaaatcaattgtttgataatgaaatacGATTCCCAAAAGAGTTACAATTCTTAGAATTGCaagaatttttgaaaaaagagattatcttttatatattttttggtattgatagatttggattttttaaattaaaagcAGAGagagaatatttttatagttCAATTTGGAATATGTATACTTCacaatttgaattagaaaatggAGTATCTGATATAACTTTATTAGAATCTTGGAAATATCGAAAACCTTctaaaaattatgaaaGTTCCGAGAGAGAGAgtgataatgaatttacaGATACAGAGGATTATGATAATAGTTTTTATGAGCAGATGAGTTATAGCGACGAATATTTAGATATCGAAAATggtttacaaaataattatagCATGCCGAAAACTGGAGACGTATTGCAATctgatttaaaattatccaaAGCTACAACTCAATCTggtatttga
- the SLO1 gene encoding Slo1p (similar to Saccharomyces cerevisiae SLO1 (YER180C-A); ancestral locus Anc_8.253) yields the protein MASCLSPVDKEQRLLHETKLLKDTLDLLWNKTLEQREVSNRMHQENRYLKEYINSFMSSSNVLDK from the coding sequence ATGGCATCCTGCTTATCACCTGTGGATAAAGAGCAGCGACTTCTACATGAGACAAAACTTCTGAAGGACActttagatttattatgGAACAAAACACTAGAACAACGAGAAGTATCAAACAGAATGCACCAAGAAAATAGGTATTTAAAAGAGTATATCAATAGTTTTATGTCATCTAGTAATGTACTAGATAAATAG
- the TBLA0E04350 gene encoding uncharacterized protein, with amino-acid sequence MSPSELVMFAPFTNPHGVTLALQPLSTRDEEEEETDEKYTSLPKYKYHSWWILANPIYQFWFLNEYVSFRVFYCIMLACIGVVIFSQDSLLWKVLMYICISIDAIYGISLVILFTSPLRKKKILGLQGQMKLMLEVIETKPILEMKKWDLIASNLNSHLYIMNNWRNNDFFYDGKQCLNLFRFLIQPNIMIQIGVVDLELNNLNKAIEHARKVHTESIDNYWASQHPELF; translated from the coding sequence ATGTCTCCCAGCGAGCTAGTTATGTTTGCACCTTTCACAAACCCACATGGAGTTACTTTAGCATTACAACCATTATCTACCAGGGATGAAGAAGAGGAGGAAACAGATGAGAAGTATACATCATTACCGAAATACAAATATCATTCATGGTGGATATTAGCAAACCCTATATACCAATTTTGGTTTCTAAATGAATATGTAAGCTTTAGAGTGTTTTATTGTATAATGCTTGCATGTATTGGGGTTGTAATCTTTTCTCAAGATTCGTTGCTTTGGAAAGTCTTAATGTATATCTGCATTTCCATAGATGCAATATATGGGATAAGtttagtaatattatttacttCACCACTTcggaagaaaaaaatattgggACTTCAAGGACAAATGAAACTAATGTTGGAAGTGATTGAAACCAAGCCAATATTGGAGATGAAAAAATGGGATTTAATTGCTTCCAATTTAAATAgtcatttatatattatgaaCAATTGGagaaataatgattttttctaCGATGGGAAACAATGCTTAAATTTGTTTCGATTCTTAATACAACCGAATATAATGATACAAATTGGGGTGGTTGATTtggaattaaataatttaaacaaaGCTATAGAACATGCAAGAAAAGTTCATACCGaatcaattgataattattGGGCTTCACAACATCCTGAgcttttttaa
- the TBLA0E04360 gene encoding uncharacterized protein, which produces MSSLPDQTKSLLAPQSSSDEEEKEELLELPKSKYISYFSHQFWVLNEYLRFRICYYNLIFCSVIVLFSNDHKLWLPLTYVFIVLDIFYGWVILILLTAPIRKKYVLGVDGQLELMLLVIDNKPGLDLEKWDSITLQINSHLFNTHRWMNTDFIFDGKQCLQLFEYLIKPNKFIQLYVDPALINLNLQIEEARRCHYESLEIN; this is translated from the coding sequence ATGTCTTCACTACCTGATCAAACTAAATCATTACTAGCTCCACAGTCTTCTTCTGATGAAGAGGAAAAGGAGgaattattggaattaccaaaaagtaaatatatttcatatttctCACATCAATTCTGGgtattaaatgaatatttaagaTTCAGAATATGTTACTATAACCTTATTTTTTGTAGTGTTATTGTactattttcaaatgatcACAAACTTTGGTTGCCGTTAACTTATGTATTCATAGTGCTGGATATTTTTTATGGATGggtaatattaattttgttaaCTGCAccaataagaaaaaaatacgtTTTAGGTGTCGATGGacaattagaattaatgtTATTAGTTATTGATAACAAACCTGGTTTAGACTTAGAAAAATGGGATTCTATTACTttacaaataaattcaCATTTGTTCAATACACATCGTTGGATGAATACTGATTTCATCTTCGATGGAAAACAATGCCTCCAATTATTCGAATACTTAATAAAACCtaacaaatttattcaaCTTTATGTTGATCCTGCACTAATTAATCTGAATCTACAAATTGAAGAAGCTAGAAGATGCCATTATGAATCTTTGgaaattaattaa
- the TMN2 gene encoding Tmn2p (similar to Saccharomyces cerevisiae YDR107C and EMP70 (YLR083C); ancestral locus Anc_8.254) — MTKLITAVSICLITLSVTNGFYLPGVAPTTYHELDSIPLLVNHLTPSMFFKHKDSDGNELSSDKENFLYSYDYYYSKLHFCKPLDREIKKQPESLGSILFGDRIYNSPFELKMLVDENCKELCSTNIPGDDAKFINDLIKSGFLQNWLIDGLPAARQLYDQTTKSSFYGSGFELGSVEMIQVVDEAPSHTTPKQPIVEDVLSQELDEEQATEKRANQMLVSSVERTYFANHFDIHIEYHDRGNNEYRIVGVTVNPISMKRDSAICDTNLGKLALSEVSDTDVIFTYSVTFEKSDTVWATRWDKYLHIYDPTIQWFSLINFTVIVVVLSIIVVHFLTKALKNDFVRYNEFNLNDSFDEDSGWKLAHGDVFRIPTKSMLLSIFVGSGTQLFFMISSVLVLAALGFLSPSARGSLPTIMFILYAVFGFVGSYTSMGVYRFFNGPYWKANMILTPLIVPGGIFMFIISMNLFLVFVHSSDVVPIGTLSLMVLLWIVLSLPLSFAGSLISFKRCTWYDHPTKTNEVLRQIPFQPWYLKTVPATLIGGIFPFGSIAVELYFIYSSLWFNKIFYMFGFLLVSFLLLTMTTSLVTIIVTYHSLCLENWRWQWRSFIIGGIGCSIYIFIHSILFTEFKLGGFITIVLYVGYSALIAILCAMVTGAIGFISNMFFVKKIYSSIKVE; from the coding sequence ATGACTAAGCTGATAACTGCTGTATCGATCTGTTTAATAACTCTTTCCGTAACCAATGGGTTTTATTTACCAGGTGTTGCACCAACAACTTATCATGAACTTGATAGCATACCATTATTGGTAAATCATTTGACACCTTCAATGTTTTTCAAACACAAGGATTCTGATGGTAATGAACTTTCAAGTGATAAAGAAAACTTTCTGTATTcttatgattattattattccaaGTTGCATTTTTGCAAACCATTGGAtagagaaattaaaaagcAACCTGAATCATTaggttctattttatttggtGATAGAATTTATAACTCGCCATTTGAACTTAAAATGTTAGTCGATGAAAACTGTAAAGAATTATGTAGCACAAATATTCCAGGTGATGATGCGAAATTcattaatgatttaattaaaagtGGATTCTTACAAAACTGGTTGATTGATGGATTACCAGCAGCAAGACAGCTGTATGATCAAACAACAAAATCGTCTTTTTACGGCTCAGGTTTTGAATTAGGATCTGTCGAGATGATCCAAGTTGTAGATGAGGCTCCGTCCCATACTACTCCAAAACAACCTATTGTAGAGGATGTTCTATCCCAGGAACTTGATGAAGAACAAGCTACTGAAAAGCGCGCTAATCAAATGTTGGTCTCGTCTGTGGAACGTACTTATTTCGCTAATCATTTTGATATTCATATTGAATATCATGATCGTggtaataatgaatatcGTATTGTTGGTGTCACAGTTAACCCAATTTCTATGAAGCGTGATTCTGCAATTTGTGATACAAATCTAGGAAAATTAGCTTTGTCAGAAGTTTCAGATACAGATGTCATATTTACATATTCCGTcacttttgaaaaatctgATACTGTTTGGGCAACAAGATGGGATAAGTATTTACATATTTATGACCCAACTATCCAATggttttcattaattaattttactgTCATTGTAGTCGTATTATCCATTATTGTGGTTCATTTCTTAACTAAggctttaaaaaatgattttgtTCGTTATAACGAAttcaatttaaatgattccTTTGATGAAGATTCAGGTTGGAAATTAGCTCATGGTGATGTATTCCGTATCCCAACTAAATCTATGTTATTATCCATATTTGTAGGTTCAGGAactcaattatttttcatgaTCAGTTCTGTTTTGGTTTTGGCAGCATTAGGATTTTTGTCTCCAAGTGCTAGAGGTTCATTACCAACTATAatgtttatattatatgCAGTGTTTGGCTTTGTGGGATCTTACACCTCCATGGGTGTATATAGGTTCTTCAATGGTCCTTATTGGAAAGCAAACATGATTTTAACACCATTAATTGTCCCAGGTGGCATTTTCATGTTCATTATTTCCATGAATTTGTTTTTAGTTTTTGTTCATTCCTCAGATGTAGTTCCAATTGGTACTTTATCATTAATGGTTTTATTATGGATTGTTTTATCGTTACCTTTATCCTTTGCTGGTTCTTTGATATCCTTTAAAAGATGTACTTGGTATGACCACCCAACAAAGACAAATGAGGTCCTTAGACAAATTCCTTTCCAACCTTGGTATTTAAAAACAGTTCCAGCTACTTTAATTGGTGGTATTTTCCCATTCGGTTCCATTGCTGTAGAGttatatttcatttataGTTCTCTATGGTTCAATAAGATTTTTTACATGTTTGGTTTTTTGCTGGTTTCATTCTTGTTGTTAACAATGACTACATCTTTAGTTACAATAATTGTTACTTACCACTCTTTATGTTTAGAAAATTGGAGATGGCAATGGAGATCCTTTATCATCGGTGGTATAGGTTGttcaatttatatttttattcattctattttattcaCTGAGTTTAAATTAGGTGGCTTTATTACTATAGTATTATACGTGGGATACTCTGCATTGATTGCCATTTTATGTGCAATGGTGACTGGTGCTATTGGTTTTATCAGTAACATGTTTTTcgttaaaaaaatttattcttcCATTAAAGTTGAGTAG
- the TRS85 gene encoding Trs85p (similar to Saccharomyces cerevisiae GSG1 (YDR108W); ancestral locus Anc_8.255) → MPFSYENYMNLLFHLDRTNEEIPTDIAKRIVQNSIAPLISVTATPELDKHVQDSYNIDSLYMLLRYFGGCISDRDQYHEPHHQHPNELDHKNELHAALISPDTSITETPDTSMDMLIDNSMNTLTKEETIISTTTGTPTPTILASPTTENTITKPHNKTTTIKKNTKEHYTTTHNYTHHHRQKTRKRSNSLFQRDSTQSQYIRFTKPIPDLVNTRDPTDSLFDHQSLETLLKGYLKIIETNTTPDMPHNALKKSLYHRFFSMTVTSTTNLCPFESFDHPIVSLLSIDLTLNQNYDTAKEMLIKFKNIHSKTPNFPVYLNINDILPVFLLCYDASSPEQLDIAKKISTKIKKQLFFESILLPLWNDKIYNNDKFVKLHEPMMSSVDETLYFLQQYLQKNSCVTDNKLPLSLVKYIYEMIANLSVNLIIPFMQRKIRFWDETILQPRKSIFRNKLFKSFMNRNSNVSSSTGTSSSEISNSISKHHHSLLTKDSNGHEYFSALSTEFQLRKLADWSMMVSDFKTAYTTYESLSRDLENTSKYMASCLEWWAVSILMGAQNIVTAKMLKNDVDPLIESALESYEKPLPPVPNSRLPSNNINSLNSRSSISSATKAEVSLIENNHTIRSYEIRCMLLLSELFLSLSDTWTSTPYALRYLETILSDYKLGPCSQTILWERLSFCYDLRVDPRIKRKPTITNINKGTKATGSEASHSSIKEVNEKYRNDGKQEKYSIDRKNSLIIDVNSNEEYDCGYDILSDGFTRKRKAAFFKLIAAKKWSEQKQWRQLDWCLKDIENVYKEVGFSDRKDLILIKLKDQLNKYYIKNNIKCTKEDSRSIDMELDSKITQDVQASPATATVKTSVGSTDTSNTNLINDSQANSLQSSKIDHEITFP, encoded by the coding sequence ATGCCTTTTTCCTATGAAAATTATATGAATTTACTATTCCATTTGGATAGAACAAATGAGGAAATTCCCACAGATATTGCAAAGAGAATAGttcaaaattcaattgcTCCTTTAATTTCCGTGACTGCTACTCCTGAATTAGATAAACATGTTCAAGATTCATATAATATAGATTCCCTTTATATGCTACTGAGATACTTCGGGGGGTGCATTTCAGATAGAGATCAATATCATGAACCTCATCATCAACACCCAAATGAACTGGAtcataaaaatgaattacaTGCTGCATTAATTAGTCCAGATACCTCTATTACTGAAACACCCGATACTTCAATGGATATGCTAATAGATAACTCCATGAATACACTGACAAAGGAAGaaacaataatatcaacaacaacaggAACACCAACACCTACAATACTTGCCAGTCCAACCACTGAAAACACCATTACTAAACCACATAATAAGACAAcgacaataaaaaaaaacacaaaaGAACATTATACAACTACTCATAACTATACACATCATCATCGTCAAAAGACTAGAAAGAGATCAAATAGCTTATTCCAAAGAGATTCAACTCAATCACAATATATTAGATTTACTAAGCCAATTCCTGATTTAGTTAATACGAGAGATCCAACTGATTCTCTATTCGATCACCAATCATTAGAGACACTTTTAAAAGGTTATCTTAAAATTATCGAGACTAATACTACTCCAGACATGCCTCATAACgctttgaaaaaatctcTATATCatagatttttttctatGACTGTGACTTCAACAACAAATTTGTGTCCCTTTGAGTCTTTTGATCATCCAattgtatcattattatcaattgatttaactCTAAATCAAAACTATGATACAGCAAAGGAAATGCtaatcaaatttaaaaacattCATTCAAAGACACCAAATTTCCCAGTATATTTAAACATTAATGATATCTTACcagtatttttattgtgCTATGATGCCTCATCCCCTGAACAATTAGATATTGcaaagaaaatttcaacaaaaattaaaaaacaattattttttgaaagtATTTTATTACCGTTATGgaatgataaaatttataataatgacaAGTTCGTCAAATTACATGAGCCAATGATGTCTTCAGTAGATGAAACTTTGTATTTTCTTCAGCAATATCTCCAAAAGAATTCTTGCGTTACAGATAACAAACTACCATTGTCATTGGtaaagtatatatatgaaatgATAGCAAATTTATCagttaatttaattataccATTTAtgcaaagaaaaattagattttGGGATGAAACGATATTACAACCTAGAAAATctatatttagaaataaactatttaaaagttttatgaatagaaattcaaatgtttCATCATCTACAGGGACAAGCTCTTcagaaatttcaaattcaatcaGTAAACATCATCATTCATTGCTAACGAAAGATAGTAATGGCcatgaatatttttctgCCTTATCAACAGAATTTCAATTGAGAAAATTAGCTGATTGGTCCATGATGGTTTCTGATTTCAAAACTGCTTATACGACCTACGAATCATTAAGCCgtgatttagaaaatacttcaaaatatatGGCATCATGCTTAGAATGGTGGGCAGTTTCAATACTGATGGGCGCGCAAAATATTGTAACCGCCAAAATGTTAAAGAATGACGTAGATCCATTAATCGAAAGTGCTCTAGAAAGTTATGAAAAACCATTACCACCTGTTCCAAATTCTCGACTCccatctaataatataaactCATTAAATTCACGTTCAAGTATATCATCTGCAACAAAAGCTGAAGTTTCacttattgaaaataatcatACAATACGATCTTATGAAATTAGATGTATGCTTTTATTGtcagaattatttttatcattaagCGATACTTGGACTTCAACACCATATGCTCTAAGATATTTAGAAACAATTTTATCAGATTATAAACTAGGTCCTTGTTCCCAGACAATTTTATGGGAAAGATTAAGTTTCTGTTATGATTTAAGAGTCGACCCaagaataaaaagaaaaccaactataacaaatataaataaaggCACCAAGGCTACAGGGAGTGAGGCTTCTCATTCTTCCATTAAAGAAGtgaatgaaaaatacaGAAATGACGGAAAACAAGAGAAATATTCTATTGATAGAAAAAATAGTCTAATCATTGATGTCAATAGTAATGAAGAATACGATTGTGGATATGATATATTGTCCGATGGTTTCACAAGGAAAAGAAAAGCtgcatttttcaaattaattgCGGCAAAGAAATGGTCAGAACAGAAACAATGGAGACAATTGGACTGGTGCTTAAAAGATATCGAAAATGTTTACAAAGAAGTAGGATTTTCTGACCGTAAAGATTTAATTCTAATCAAGTTAAAagatcaattgaataaatactatatcaaaaataatatcaagTGTACTAAAGAGGATAGCAGATCAATTGATATGGAACTGGATTCCAAAATTACACAAGATGTCCAAGCATCTCCTGCCACAGCAACTGTAAAGACATCAGTAGGGTCTACTGACACATCTAATACTAATCTTATAAATGATTCACAAGCTAATTCCCTTCAGTCTTCCAAAATTGATCATGAAATTACCTTTCCATGA